One genomic region from Solea senegalensis isolate Sse05_10M unplaced genomic scaffold, IFAPA_SoseM_1 scf7180000015295, whole genome shotgun sequence encodes:
- the crygs2 gene encoding crystallin, gamma S2 — protein sequence MGRIVFYEDKNFQGRRYECDSDCSDFHSYLSRCNSIRVESGAWVVYERPNFMGYQYVLTRGEYPDYQRWMGLNDRISSCKIIHFTSGTSYKMQLYEKSDFGGQAFEATDDCPSLLEKFRWREVNSCKVFDGCWVFYENPNYRGRQYFLEKGEYRKPGDWGAVSATVQSFKRFSE from the exons ATGGGCAGG ATCGTCTTCTACGAGGACAAGAACTTCCAGGGCCGGCGCTATGAGTGCGACAGCGACTGCTCCGACTTCCACTCGTACCTGAGCCGCTGCAACTCCATCCGGGTGGAGAGCGGGGCCTGGGTGGTGTACGAGAGGCCCAACTTCATGGGCTACCAGTATGTCCTGACCAGGGGAGAGTACCCGGACTACCAGCGCTGGATGGGCCTCAATGACCGCATCAGCTCCTGCAAGATCATCCACTTT ACCAGCGGGACCTCGTACAAGATGCAGCTCTATGAGAAGTCGGACTTTGGTGGTCAGGCGTTCGAGGCCACAGACGACTGTCCCTCTCTTCTGGAGAAGTTCCGCTGGAGGGAGGTCAACTCCTGCAAGGTGTTCGACGGCTGCTGGGTCTTCTACGAGAACCCCAACTACCGTGGACGCCAGTACTTCCTGGAGAAGGGGGAGTACCGCAAGCCTGGCGACTGGGGTGCAGTCAGCGCCACGGTCCAGTCCTTCAAGCGCTTCTCTGAGTGA